From one Kwoniella shandongensis chromosome 4, complete sequence genomic stretch:
- a CDS encoding Grx4 family monothiol glutaredoxin produces the protein MSSSNLVSVTSPDHFKSLLSADLNRVSCLNFWAPWAEPCAAFNKVIEEKSSQFPSVLFLNIEAEELADISESFEIDAVPSFLLLRGHTLLARHSGSDATLLQTVLTQHAGTSSTSSAPLATSNATPQAPSAEPRQRTEEEIVARCHELMNKHKVVLFMKGNPTAPKCGFSRQTVGLLREQGVEFAWFDIFSDEEVRQTLKKVNDWPTFPQIIVKGELVGGLDILREMIENGEWQELMSAEEEDGDEKAE, from the exons ATGTCATCGTCCAACCTCGTCAGCGTCACATCCCCGGATCACTTCAAATCCCTCCTCTCGGCTGATCTCAACAGAGTCTCATGCCTCAACTTCTGGGCACCATGGGCAGAACCGTGCGCCGCTTTCAACAAGGTGATAGAAGAGAAATCTTCACAATTCCCATCAgttctcttcctcaac ATCGAAGCCGAAGAGCTCGCCGATATCTCTGAGTCGTTCGAAATCGATGCTGttccatctttccttcttcttcgt GGTCACACTCTCCTTGCTCGACACTCTGGTTCCGATGccacccttcttcaaacAGTCCTCACTCAGCACGCCGGCACCTCATCGACATCCTCCGCACCCCTCGCTACCTCAAACGCCACTCCTCAAGCACCTTCTGCCGAGCCTCGACAACGTaccgaagaggagattgttGCGAGGTGTCATGAATTGATGAACAAGCACAAAGTTGTCTTGTTCATGAAGGGTAACCCGACAGCGCCCAAGTGTGGTTTCTCTCGACAGACCGTTGGATTGTTAAGAGAACAAGGGGTGGAGTTTGCCTGGTTTGACATTTTCAGTGACGAGGAGGTCAGACAGACATTGAAGAAAGTCAATGACTGGCCGA CTTTCCCTcagatcatcgtcaaagGCGAGCTCGTTGGCGGTCTTGACATTCTCcgagagatgatcgagaacgGAGAATGGCAAGAGTTGATGAgtgccgaggaagaggatggagacgAAAAGGCTGAGTAG
- a CDS encoding peptide chain release factor 1, archaeal and eukaryotic forms — protein sequence MSSAEETDQAIEIWRYRKLLTMLANSRGAGTSCITLILPPRSQISQASNMLTTEYGTASNIKSRVNRLSVLSAITSTQQKLKLYNRVPDNGLCVFVGTVLNDEGKEKKISFALEPFKPINTSLYMCDSRFHVEALEELLENDSKWGFIIIDGNGSLFGTLSGNTREVVHKFTVDLPKKHGRGGQSALRFSRLREEARRNYVRKVAELAVQHFITADKVNVAGLVLAGSAELKTDLSGSDLFDPRLLAKVVKVVDVSYGGENGFNQAIELAADSLANVKFVQEKKLIQKYFDEIALDTGKYCFGIQDTLKALDMGAVETLIVWENLDIIRNTLRNAAGEEIIVFASPGEKDREKFMDKATGTEMESAAEPQPLLEWFAENYKDFGATLEFVTNKSQEGSQFVKGFGGIGGILRYKVDFADLGDQDDDDDEFYGSDEDSGES from the exons ATGTCCAGCGCAGAAGAG ACTGATCAGGCTATCGAA ATATGGAGGTACCGAAAACTCCTCACCATGCTCGCCAACTCTCGAGGTGCTGGTACATCATGTATCACCctcattctccctcctc GATCTCAAATCTCCCAGGCGTCTAACATGTTGACAACTGAATATGGTACTGCTTCCAACATCAAGTCGCGTGTCAACCG TCTCTCGGTCTTGTCTGCCATCACGTCCACACAACAAAAGCTCAAGCTTTACAACCGAG TTCCCGACAACGGTCTTTGTGTGTTCGTCGGAACTGTGCTGAACgatgaaggaaaggagaagaagatctcaTTCGCTTTGGAACCTTTCAAGCCTATCAACACGTCTCTGTACATGTGTGACAGTCGATTCCACGTCGAAGCGCTTGAAGAATTGTTGGAGAACGACTCGAAGTGGGGTTTCatcatcat CGATGGTAACGGATCT CTGTTCGGTACCCTATCCGGTAACACCCGTGAAGTCGTTCACAAATTCACCGTCGACCTTCCCAAAAAGCAcggacgaggtggtcaaTCCGCTCTTCGTTTCTCCCGTCTTCGAGAGGAAGCCCGACGAAACTATGTCCGAAAAGTCGCCGAGCTTGCCGTTCAGCATTTCATTACAGCCGACAAGGTCAACGTCGCTGGTCTGGTCCTGGCTGGTAGTGCAGAGTTGAAGACGGATCTGAGTGGAAGTGATCTTTTCGACCCTCGATTGTTGGCGAAGGTCGTCAAGGTCGTTGACGTCAGTTACGGTGGCGAGAACGGTTTCAACCAG GCTATTGAACTCGCAGCCGACTCCCTTGCCAACGTCAAGTTTGTTCAGGAGAAGAAACTTATCCAAAAGTACTTTGACGAGATCGCTCTCGACACTGGCAAATACTGCTTCGGTATCCAGGATACTCTCAAGGCCTTGGACATGGGTGCTGTGGAGACTTTGATTGTCTGGGAGAACTTGGACATCATTCGAAACACCCTTCGAAACGCAgctggag AGGAGATCATTGTCTTCGCCAGCCCCGGTGAAAAGGACCGTGAGAAGTTCATGGACAAAGCCACTGGTACCGAGATGGAGTCTGCTGCGGAACCTCAACCGTTGCTCGAATGGTTCGCCGAGAACTACAAGGACTTCGGAGCTACCCTCGAGTTCGTTACCAACAAGTctcaagaaggaagtcaaTTCGTCAAGGGATTCGGTGGTATTGGTGGTATCTTGCGATACAAGGTTGACTTTGCCGACTTGGGTGAccaagatgatgacgatgacgagttTTACGGATCTGACGAGGACAGTGGTGAGTCCTGA